The proteins below are encoded in one region of Holophagaceae bacterium:
- the tmk gene encoding dTMP kinase, with protein MTGVLITAEGVEGSGKSTQLLRLSEHLRRLGLPVVVSKEPGGTALGRDIRSLLLTRHPSGEAWCAEAELLLFYADRAQHLAQVIRPAIEAGKIVLVDRFEDSTRAYQGAAGVSEHMLDRLHELVLGRLKPHLTLLLDMDPRLSLQRVEVRNLSMGEEFKETLFDERQLEFHARVRARFLAIALAEPLRVVVVPARDSPAEVEETIWRRVAPLLRNAGFAVE; from the coding sequence GTGACAGGGGTGCTCATCACCGCGGAGGGCGTGGAAGGGTCCGGCAAATCGACCCAGCTCCTGCGCCTCTCGGAGCATCTCCGGCGGCTCGGCCTGCCCGTCGTGGTGTCCAAGGAGCCGGGCGGAACGGCCCTGGGCCGCGATATCCGGAGCCTGCTGCTGACGCGCCATCCCAGCGGGGAGGCCTGGTGCGCCGAAGCCGAACTGCTGCTTTTCTACGCCGACCGCGCCCAGCACCTGGCCCAGGTCATCCGGCCGGCCATCGAGGCCGGAAAAATCGTGCTGGTCGACCGCTTCGAGGACAGCACCCGGGCCTACCAGGGCGCCGCGGGCGTGTCCGAGCACATGCTGGACCGGCTCCATGAGCTGGTGCTCGGACGCCTGAAGCCCCATCTGACCCTGCTTCTCGACATGGATCCCCGTTTGAGCCTGCAGCGGGTGGAAGTCCGGAACCTCTCCATGGGCGAAGAGTTCAAGGAGACCCTTTTCGATGAACGGCAACTGGAATTCCACGCCCGGGTCCGCGCTCGGTTCCTGGCCATCGCCCTCGCCGAGCCGCTGCGCGTGGTCGTGGTCCCCGCCAGGGACTCCCCCGCCGAGGTGGAGGAAACCATCTGGCGCCGCGTGGCTCCCCTGCTCCGCAACGCGGGATTCGCGGTGGAATGA
- a CDS encoding YcaQ family DNA glycosylase has translation MGAQGLLDDPEGRATKTSLAKLIRRLGFVQMDSINVVERAHNLTLHTRLDGFSQEQFARALEQDRSLFEHWTHDASAIPVEWFSHWKPRFRKDRARIQGNAWWQYHFRGVEGGQVVAQVLERITREGPLKSADFEHPEKRGPWWGWKPQKAALDFLWRTGELAIAKRVHFHKVYDLTERVLPHAHAEPEPDEEAHIHWACSSALERLAVASPKELADFWADLDIAQVKAWCEREARAGRIAAVSVESADGSGPRAAYAAADWEARLKRLPDAPDRTRLLCPFDPVLRDRSRALRVFGFDYRFEAFVPDGKRAYGYYVLPILEGERIVGRLDPKFHRDQGLLEVKGLWWEPGVKATRPRKKALEAALERLAGFIGAETCELPRDPKK, from the coding sequence CGCCCAGGGCCTGCTGGACGACCCGGAGGGGCGCGCCACGAAGACCTCCCTGGCGAAGCTCATCAGGCGTCTGGGCTTCGTGCAGATGGACTCCATCAATGTGGTGGAACGGGCCCACAACCTGACGCTGCACACGCGCCTGGATGGGTTCAGCCAGGAGCAGTTCGCCCGCGCCCTGGAGCAGGACCGCTCCCTTTTCGAGCATTGGACCCACGACGCCTCGGCCATCCCGGTGGAATGGTTTTCCCACTGGAAGCCGCGGTTCCGGAAGGACCGGGCGCGCATCCAGGGCAATGCCTGGTGGCAGTACCATTTCCGCGGCGTGGAGGGCGGGCAGGTGGTGGCCCAGGTCCTGGAGCGCATCACCCGGGAAGGCCCGCTGAAGAGTGCGGACTTCGAGCATCCGGAAAAACGCGGGCCCTGGTGGGGCTGGAAGCCCCAGAAGGCGGCGCTGGATTTCCTGTGGCGCACGGGCGAGCTGGCCATCGCCAAGCGGGTCCATTTCCACAAGGTCTACGATCTCACCGAGCGGGTGCTGCCCCATGCGCATGCTGAGCCCGAGCCCGATGAAGAAGCCCACATCCACTGGGCCTGCTCGTCGGCGCTGGAGCGGCTGGCGGTGGCTTCGCCGAAGGAACTGGCGGATTTCTGGGCCGACCTGGATATCGCCCAGGTCAAGGCCTGGTGCGAACGGGAAGCCAGGGCCGGCCGCATCGCGGCTGTGAGCGTGGAAAGCGCCGATGGCTCCGGACCGCGGGCCGCCTACGCGGCGGCGGATTGGGAGGCGCGCCTGAAGCGCCTTCCGGATGCGCCGGACCGCACACGGCTGCTGTGTCCCTTCGACCCGGTGCTCCGGGACCGCTCCCGGGCGCTGCGCGTGTTCGGGTTCGATTACCGGTTCGAGGCCTTCGTGCCGGACGGCAAGCGCGCCTATGGCTATTACGTCCTGCCGATCCTCGAAGGCGAGCGGATCGTGGGCCGCCTGGATCCCAAATTCCACCGGGACCAGGGCCTGCTGGAAGTGAAGGGGCTCTGGTGGGAACCCGGCGTCAAGGCCACCCGGCCCCGGAAGAAGGCCCTGGAGGCCGCGCTTGAACGGTTGGCGGGCTTCATCGGCGCCGAGACCTGCGAACTGCCGCGCGACCCCAAAAAATAA